The sequence below is a genomic window from bacterium.
CGCCCCACGCCTCGACGTCGGCGGCGTCGAGCTTCTTGAGGCGATGGGCGAAGGCGTCGTCGTCCATCGCCATCAGCTTCTCGAACACCTCGAGGTCCTGCTCGGTGTCACCGCTCGCCGGCAGCAGGGCGCCAAGCACGCAGGCGCGCACCAGCACCAGCGGCTTGCGGCCCTTCCAGTAGCTGCCGAGCGCGGTCAGCGTCTGGCCGGCGTTGGCCTTGCGCTCGCACTGCGCCTCGATCGAGACCTTCTGGGCGGGGAAGGCGACCTCGATCAGCGACGGCCGGTCGCGCCAGGCCAGGGGCTCGACCGGCATCAGTGGCGCGGCGGCCGGCGCCGCGCCGGCCGCCGGCGCGCGCCGGTGGCCCGCAGGGCCACCTCGAGCTCGTCGGCAGTCAGGGAGCGGAAGAGCGCGTCGCGCTCGCGGGTGTAGTCGCCGAAGCCGCTGGTGAACTGGGCGAGGAAGCGGGCGGTGTCCGCCACGCCGAGGTCGCGGGTGAGCGCGGCCAGGCCAGCGTGGGTGATGTCGACCAGGGCTCTGCGGCGGGGGGTCATGTTAGCAGCTCCACGATCAGTTGCTCGGGCGTCACCGCCCGTGTGCCGAGCGTAGCCAGCGCCCGCGCCCGCCTCAACAGGCGATCGTCACACGTACAGAAGAAATCGGCGCGCCCCTCGATCGCCGACGCCAGATGCGCGGCATCCAGCGGCTTGAGCCCGGCCGTGCACAAGGCTCGCGTGCGCAGTTCGACGGCTGGCGAGACCTCGACCACGACGGTGGCGCGGGCCAGCACCTGGGCGGCGAAATCGCGCCGCAACGGGTGCGGGTTCCGCTCCATCTCGAAGAACAACGAGCGCGATGCCAGCAGCTCGGCGGCGCCGCGCTCGCAGGCCGACAGGATGGCCAACACCGCCTCGGCCTCGACGGCGATGCGCGCCTGGCTGCGGTCGTCGAGCGGGCGCTGGATGCTGCACATGTCGAGGTACAGCCGCATCCGTCAGACGGCGGAGTCGGCGAACAGCGACAGCGATTGCTGCCGGGTGCGGCGCCCGCGGCGCGGCGCCGGCGCGGCGGCATCGACCGGATTCTCGGTCAGGGCGAAGCGCAGCGCCTTGCGCCAGCCGATGCCGGCGTCGTCGACGCCGCCGCTGGCGGCGGCCGTCATGGTGAACAGCCACCAGCGCTCCTCCGGCTTGAGCCCCGACCAGTTGGTGACCGCCGCCGGGACCAGCTCGAGGGCGGCCTCCTCGACCGCCCAGGCGAGCACGCAGAGCTCCTTGCCGAGCAGCCGCTCGACCTTGTTCTCGCCGACGCTCCAGCGGCTGGGCGCCATGCCCTTCTCCTTCAGCCGCTCGTTGAAGATGCGCCGCACGGGGTCGGCGATGGCGCTCCACTTGACCCGCGCCAGCTCGACCCGCTCGATGCTGTCCGGCGTGCCAGCGTGGCCGGCGCGAAGGCCGAACTGCTCGACGATACGCACCGGCTCGTCGCGACCGCGCGGCACGTCGACCACCATGTGATGTGGGTCGACGGCATCCGGGCAGCCGAAGCCGACGGTGGTGGGCTTCCTCACTGCTCGACCTCGTTGGCGTCGACGCTCAGCCCCCACGCTTTGACGAACTCGCTCAGATCGTGGCCGCGGGTGAACTCGAGGCGGCGG
It includes:
- a CDS encoding DUF3780 domain-containing protein, yielding MRKPTTVGFGCPDAVDPHHMVVDVPRGRDEPVRIVEQFGLRAGHAGTPDSIERVELARVKWSAIADPVRRIFNERLKEKGMAPSRWSVGENKVERLLGKELCVLAWAVEEAALELVPAAVTNWSGLKPEERWWLFTMTAAASGGVDDAGIGWRKALRFALTENPVDAAAPAPRRGRRTRQQSLSLFADSAV
- a CDS encoding PIN domain-containing protein; its protein translation is MRLYLDMCSIQRPLDDRSQARIAVEAEAVLAILSACERGAAELLASRSLFFEMERNPHPLRRDFAAQVLARATVVVEVSPAVELRTRALCTAGLKPLDAAHLASAIEGRADFFCTCDDRLLRRARALATLGTRAVTPEQLIVELLT